The following coding sequences are from one bacterium window:
- a CDS encoding lysylphosphatidylglycerol synthase transmembrane domain-containing protein translates to MKAVFKILLRIGITALLLFLVLHKVDFDKILHILKNADMGFLWAVFSGNILLFLLCAMRWHYLLLDHDIKVNYIHTLLYYLIGFFYNNFLPTVIGGGLVRAFYAGKRNNKTKQAFSSMLVETIIGGWTLILYSIVMAVLWLSGHRKIILSILVIFIGATIAIFLFFERRFMGKFRVIVEKIKVLNLGEQLKELYNEMYFYKTKKGSIIKVIIISFGMQSLLGVMNFFIGLALGFKIPFMCYMVYPAIIGVITALPITINGLGLREWGYKVFFHFNGLSGEQAITLSLVFWFIGVIASFLGAVAFLFVKLEKQK, encoded by the coding sequence ATGAAAGCAGTATTTAAGATATTATTGAGGATAGGAATAACTGCGCTACTACTTTTTTTAGTATTGCATAAGGTAGATTTCGACAAAATATTGCATATTCTCAAAAATGCGGATATGGGATTTTTGTGGGCAGTATTTTCGGGTAACATTTTGTTGTTTCTCTTATGTGCTATGCGATGGCATTATCTTCTTTTAGACCACGATATAAAAGTTAATTATATTCACACATTATTATATTATCTTATAGGATTTTTTTATAACAATTTTCTTCCTACAGTAATTGGTGGTGGATTGGTTCGTGCATTCTATGCCGGAAAGAGAAATAATAAAACAAAACAAGCATTTTCGTCTATGCTTGTGGAAACGATTATCGGTGGGTGGACATTAATCCTTTATTCTATAGTTATGGCTGTATTGTGGTTAAGCGGGCACCGAAAGATAATTTTATCCATACTTGTTATTTTTATCGGAGCAACTATTGCTATATTCTTGTTTTTTGAACGTAGGTTTATGGGGAAGTTCCGGGTTATTGTAGAAAAGATAAAAGTACTTAATTTAGGGGAACAGTTAAAAGAACTTTATAACGAGATGTATTTTTATAAAACAAAAAAAGGGTCAATAATTAAAGTTATTATAATTTCTTTTGGGATGCAATCGCTTCTTGGGGTTATGAATTTTTTTATAGGATTAGCACTTGGATTTAAAATACCCTTTATGTGTTATATGGTATATCCTGCAATAATAGGTGTAATTACGGCTTTGCCGATTACAATAAATGGATTGGGATTAAGGGAATGGGGATATAAAGTTTTCTTTCATTTCAATGGTCTTTCAGGGGAGCAGGCAATTACGTTATCATTAGTATTCTGGTTTATTGGTGTAATAGCCAGTTTTTTGGGTGCAGTTGCGTTTCTTTTTGTAAAACTTGAGAAACAGAAATGA
- a CDS encoding DUF177 domain-containing protein: protein MEEIKIPKEYFINVEGLREGGNEFKYTTDGLYLEISELQKGIEIQLKVTKIGKRLIVRGKIIFNLELECARCLEKYVLNFAESINSVFLPNNPSGLKTEEETEDPDVNFYTGKTINIVQLIRDIILLAIPIKPLCGASCKGICPLCGKNLNEADCRCSPK from the coding sequence GAAATAAAAATACCGAAAGAGTATTTTATTAATGTTGAGGGTTTGCGTGAAGGGGGAAATGAGTTCAAATATACTACGGATGGTTTGTATTTGGAGATAAGTGAACTGCAGAAAGGGATAGAAATTCAGCTAAAAGTAACAAAGATAGGTAAAAGGCTTATCGTTAGAGGAAAAATAATTTTTAATTTAGAGTTGGAATGCGCAAGATGTCTGGAGAAATACGTACTTAATTTTGCCGAAAGTATAAACAGTGTTTTTCTTCCGAATAATCCTTCCGGTTTAAAAACAGAGGAAGAAACGGAAGATCCAGATGTCAATTTTTATACAGGCAAGACAATAAACATAGTACAACTAATCAGAGACATAATTCTTCTTGCGATTCCGATTAAGCCACTTTGCGGAGCTTCTTGCAAGGGGATTTGTCCCCTATGCGGTAAAAATTTGAATGAGGCAGATTGTAGGTGTTCACCGAAATAA